In one window of Mus pahari chromosome 3, PAHARI_EIJ_v1.1, whole genome shotgun sequence DNA:
- the Prokr2 gene encoding prokineticin receptor 2, with the protein MGHQNRNTSFAPDLNTPQDHVSLNYSYGDYDLPLGEDEDVTKTQTFFAAKIVIGVALAGIMLVCGIGNFVFIAALARYKKLRNLTNLLIANLAISDFLVAIVCCPFEMDYYVVRQLSWAHGHVLCASINYLRTVSLYVSTNALLAIAIDRYLAIVHPLKPRMNYQTASFLIALVWMVSILIAVPSAYFTTETILVIVKNQEKIFCGQIWSVDQQLYYKSYFLFVFGLEFVGPVVTMTLCYARISQELWFKAVPGFQTEQIRKRLRCRRKTVLLLMGILTAYVLCWAPFYGFTIVRDFFPTVVVKEKHYLTAFYVVECIAMSNSMINTICFVTVKNNTMKYFKKMLRLHWRPSHYGSKSSADLDLKTSGVPATEEVDCIRLK; encoded by the exons ATGGGACACCAGAACAGAAACACTAGCTTTGCACCCGACTTGAATACACCCCAAGACCATGTCTCCTTAAACTACAGTTATGGTGATTATGACCTCCCCCTGGGTGAGGACGAGGATGTGACCAAGACACAGACCTTCTTTGCAGCCAAAATTGTCATTGGCGTGGCACTGGCAGGCATCATGCTAGTCTGCGGCATTGGCAACTTTGTCTTCATTGCTGCCCTGGCCCGCTACAAGAAGCTGCGCAACCTTACCAACCTCCTCATTGCTAACTTGGCCATCTCTGACTTCCTGGTGGCGATCGTCTGCTGCCCCTTTGAGATGGACTATTATGTCGTACGGCAGCTTTCCTGGGCGCATGGTCACGTGCTTTGTGCCTCCATCAACTACCTTCGTACGGTCTCCCTGTACGTCTCCACCAATGCTCTGCTGGCCATCGCTATTGACAG ATATCTCGCCATTGTCCACCCCTTGAAACCACGGATGAATTATCAGACCGCCTCCTTCCTGATCGCTTTGGTCTGGATGGTCTCCATCCTCATCGCTGTCCCTTCTGCCTACTTCACCACAGAAACCATCCTCGTTATCGTCAAGAATCAAGAAAAAATCTTCTGTGGTCAGATCTGGTCGGTGGACCAGCAGCTCTACTACAAATCCTACTTCCTCTTCGTCTTCGGGCTTGAGTTCGTGGGTCCCGTGGTCACTATGACCTTGTGCTATGCCAGGATCTCCCAAGAGCTCTGGTTCAAGGCTGTACCAGGCTTCCAGACGGAGCAGATCCGCAAGCGGCTGCGTTGCCGCCGAAAGACAGTGCTACTGCTCATGGGCATCCTCACAGCCTACGTGCTGTGCTGGGCGCCTTTCTATGGCTTTACCATAGTGCGAGACTTCTTCCCCACGGTGGTTGTGAAGGAGAAGCACTACCTCACTGCCTTCTATGTCGTGGAGTGCATCGCCATGAGCAACAGCATGATCAATACTATATGCTTCGTGACAGTTAAGAATAACACTATGAAATACTTCAAGAAGATGCTGCGGCTCCACTGGCGGCCCTCTCACTACGGGAGTAAGTCCAGCGCTGACCTCGACCTCAAAACCAGCGGGGTGCCTGCCACTGAAGAGGTGGATTGTATCAGACTAAAGTAG